CTCTAGAAATGTATGAAAACTTTTTCCAGAGGTACCACTCTTGCTCTTTTTTTTTTTTATCCTTTCTCTTTCTTCTTTTTCAGCTTTTAATATTTTTAAATTTGTTAGAGCCTCATGAATTTCAACCGGTGCGAGTGCCCTTGTTTTTAATAAACATTTTTGGTTTCGAATTAAAATGACAATATCCTTCATTATTCTATTTTTTCAGAGAATAAAAAATTAGCAAAAAACAATTCAGAATAATATGATAATATATATATATATATATATATATATTATCATATTATTCTTAGTTCAATTTGACATATTAAAAGAAAATATTAACTTTAAATAGATAATAGGTGAAATTTCATGTTTACCACATTCACCGTACCATTATTGATCTTTACCGTCACTAAAGGGGCATTTTTAAAAATATATTTTCAATAAGTGGCAAAAGACTCTTATATCCTTGCTCTTGATATATATATAACAAATAATTATTTAAATAAAAAACATATTTTTTATATTTTCGAATTATACTTTTTTAAAATTCCAAATTTTTTATAATTATTTTTTTTTGGAATTGTTTTGGTTTATTTTAATTTATTTTTTAATTCTATAGATATAAGATATATTCGGTTATCTATAAAATTTGATTCAATTCTCGTTCAGATATTTTGTTTTTTTGGTTCAGTTTGGACAACAAAGTGGGGAACCAGCTAATGTCAAAAACAAAATCGGGTTTCTTTCGGTTACGGACGTTTCAGATTATTTTGGTTAATTTGAGTAAATTTTATTGATAAATTGTTTTTTGCCAGGAAAAAAACAGGTGATTTAAGTTTTTTGGATAAATTATCCGGTAGTTTATATAATTTTAAATAATTTAGGGAAATGGTATTCATATAATTCATTTTGGATAGTTCAGTTTATAAATAATAAGTTTATGATATTTGTTACTGTAAAACTAAGTTTATTTAATATTTTAGATTTGTAAATTATATTTCAAATTGAGATACTTATTGATTTTGGTTCAGTTCTCGTTTGTTTTTGATATTTTAGTTTCAGAAAAATATAGAATACATGATATATAGAAATATACCTGATTTATGAAATTTGATTTAGTTTCGATTTTTTTTTATTTGGTAAGGTTCGATTCTTCAGTTACGGGTAAACACATGGCTAATTTCATGTGTGCAGAGCTTTGTAGTACTGGTTAACGGCACATCGATTTTAATGTTTGATCTCAAACCTCTCGTCATTCTATTAATTTATAAATTAAAATTGGGATACAATTATTGACCATATATTAACTTAGAAATATAAATTGGCGGATGAATCAAATCTAGTTTTCATTTGCTAGTTGACTATAGTAAGAATAATATTATTGTATAGACCCAAATCAAAGTTTAGAGTCATAAATAATAGAGCCTAAAGAGACCGACAAATCATTTAAGTGGTAAAATAGTTTACGATGACGTGGATTTTTTTTGTTATCTATATATATATAATTGATTACGGCTGCTGGTTCAGAGGTGGACTTTGTGGGTTACCGGACTTGAAAAATTAGAGTTGTATAAGGCCCAAAATTTATAAGTCTGAAGCCCAAATAATGTTGTGACGGACACGTGTCGCCTCTGCAGCGAACGACTTTCCACGTGGCAAAGCAGGAGAGATACCAACATATTTTTATATATATATATATATATATATATATAGATATAGATATGATAACTAAGCAAAATTACCTAAAATCATGGAAAACATGATAAATAAGCAAAATTATTGAATAAGCTATAATATAATAAAAAATGACAAATAAGCAAAATTAACTAATATCATGGAGATCATGACACATAAGCAATATCAAAATAATTATATATATATATATATTTACAAATTTCATAGTTATATTATTTAAATTAATAAATTATTGACTCAGTCAATTTTTTTTAAATAAATTAATGACTCATCTTAAACTAATTAAAACATGACAAATAAATAAAATTAGTAAAAATCATGGAAATCATGACAAATAAGCAAAATCATTTCATAAATTAATTACTTAGCTAAAACTAGTAATAATTTAATGACTATGCTATAACCTAATAAAAATATGACAAATAAGCAAAAGTAACTAAAATCATGGAGAACATGACACATAAAAAATATCAAATAATTATATATGTAGTTACAAATTTCATAGTTATATTATTTAAATTAATAAATTATTGACTCAGAAAAAAACTATTAATAAATTAATGACTCAACTTAAATCTAATTAAAAATATGACAAATAAACAAAATTACCTAAAATCATGGAAAACATGACAAATAAACAAAATTATTGACTAAGATATAACATAATAAAAATATGACAAACAAGCAAATTTAACTAATATCATGGAGATCATGATACATAAGCAATATCACAATAATTATATATCTAGTTACAAATTTCATATTTATATTATTTAAATTAATAAATTATTAACTTAGCTAAAAAATATTAATAAATTAATGACTCAGGTTAATTAATGAAAACACGACAAATAATCAAAATTACTTAAAATCATGGAAAATATGACAAATAAACAAAATCGCTTCATAAATAATGGTATAGATATCAGATTCTTTTACGTTCTCTCCGATATTAACGAACTAATTAGTGATTTTATCCAAAATAGTACTCACTCTGCATCACTTTAAGTGATGTTTAAGGTTTTTGCACAAATATTAAGAAAATACAAAATCTTATGTAATTTATCTTGATCATATAAAATAACATTAAATACAACTAATTCAACCAATAAGAAAAAATTGTACTATTTTGTAACTGGTCACAAGTTTCAAATGATATTAAATTTTATCTAGAATTTTGAAAACATCACTTATTATGAAACAAAATTAAAATTGTTAAACATCACTTAAAATGATACAGAGGAGGGAGTACCATTTTTCCTCTGATGTACCCAATATCTAAAATATCCAACTCGAACCCGATCAAATAAATATCCGAATGCCGAGCCTTAATAATTTGTAATATATAAGTTTTACAAATTAGAAACAATAATAACTCTAGTGCCCATCTTGAGGCAAAACATATGCTGCCACAGCTTCGGACGTAATTTGGTCGAGCTCGGTCATCTCCCCCTGATCCCTCGACGTCTCCCCTCCCTCTAAGTCGGTCCCACGCCTAGCGCTCAACACTGATGCAAGATCTAGATTCAGCTCCGCAATGATTTCAAACAGAGACTTGAAGTCTCGCTTCTTCTCCTGATCGTTAGACGCCTCTGACCCCTCTGTTGCAGATTGTCGAGCCTTCAAGGCTGATGCTATCATCGGGTTCTGCTCAACAATTCTATCAAACATAGCATCATGGACTCGTTGCCTCTCCTTATATTCGTCATTAAGTTCCGCAAGTTTGGTCTTAGCAGCATCAAGCTGCTCCTTAAGGTAGTCCTGAGACATCTCCTGCGGTGGAGGAGGAGGAGGAACTCCATGCAAGATGTAAACAAAATCGTACTTATTTCTGTTATTGCGGGGTGTAAACTGCAGAAACCAAGAAAAGGACAGATTAGTTAATTCAAAACCGTAATGGTTTTTTTTTAATGTAATTAAATAATATACCTGAGAGGAGATCTCCTCCATCTGGGTTTGGGACATACTCTTCGACTCCACCACAGTCTCCGTGGAAACTTCTTCCGCGTGGACCTTGTATGCAACGATTTTATAAATTCTATTTACTTCCACGTTTGTAGGATCATTACCATTCTGGTCGGCATATACTTCCATATCATCCAAACATGGGAAAGACTCCAAGAAATGCCTTATCATCTCTTTCTCTCTAACTGTTCCTTTAAACTCTCTGATCTCCAACTTCTTTACTGGATATGATAAAAGAGAACGCCCTTTGTCCTCCCGAGATATGCAGTCACATACATCCCCGCATTTGTCAGTCACATAGTGCAAGAGACCCTTGAAAGAGGAAACCAGTCAATAAGGGAATACTAAGTACTAACACACCATTGTACAAATGTTTTGAGCATATACCTTGAGGATTAGAGTTTCTAAATGTGGACAGTTCCTCAAGAGAACCGGCATTGCTTGCCATCCCAGATCCTCAGCACTAATAATACCTAGAAATTTGAGGTTGTTGAACACCGGCATCGACTCACAGCATAGAGACAGTACCTGAAACAACAAGACAAAAAAAAAACATTCCCAGTCCCAACATTAACATCATTTTTTCAAAAACACATAATGTTTCAGAAATAACAACTGACCTCAAGAGTGTCAGCAGAAATGAAAAGTCTCTGAACATTTCTTAAGCCACTTATGAGCTTCCACACATTTCTAAGACGCAGAGAAACATCATCTTCATCATTTGGTGCTCGTATTAGTTCAATGTCATGTCCAGTTAACTTAAGGTCGAGTACAGCCTCAGCTAGATCGGGCAAGTTAACTTTTGGATAATCCGCGGCAACATAATCAGAATACTCAAGGTAAACGAGATTCGGAGTATCAAACGAAATGCTCTTCGGATTTCGAAAGTCTCGGAAACCGCCAGCATAGATAGTTAACTTCCTGAGGCTTTGACTTGACACGGATTCATCAGTTTCCGGCCACTCAATATGAGCCATGTGGAGGTCCTCGAGAACAGGGAAAGAAGAGAGAAACACCTCAAGATCTTCACACAACAGAACCCACGTAGATTCAAAGGTGAGAGTCTTAAGCATTGGTAAGAAAGTGTCTGCACCTCTACGCGACCACTCAACACCAAACTCGCTTCTTAAACTCAGCTCTACCAGTTTGGTACTAACGAACATCTCATCGGGCAGAAAATACATATACTCGGCATCTAAATCGTCATCATCGGATCTATGAAAATCTAGGACAAGTTCAACGCTTTTAACGCCACGTTGGAGGACATTACATATCCAAAGGTTCACACGATCCGTGTCGATGCCAGTTTTGCATTTCAAGGAGAATTTCTTGATGGGAGTATCATCACCCTGCGAAGCTAGAACCCTATCCACGAAATCCATGAAGCTTTGAAGGATACCGTCTCTTTCTCGCTTACCCTCTTCCGGAATAAGAAACACAGAGTCGTCAATGTTGAGATAAGGGACGAGTGTAAACAGATTGCGCCATCTTTTGGAGAGAATCGAGGTCAAAGCAGCTTCCTTTGTCGTGAGGAAAGACAGTATATGACAAATAACATCGTCAGGTAGACTTCCAATGCGATCCATCTTCGCTGCACGAATGCTAGTTTAGTAGAGTCAGAAGATGGGAAATTTTTTTTTTTTTTTTTTTTTTTTTTTTTTTTTTTGTCAGTTATCCATATAAAACTAGATAAAGTGTTGGTGAGATAAGCCGATTCTCCGAAGAGCACCTCCGTCTATTCGTATCTTATCTATATGAGAGAAAATATAGCCACTAATTCTTGTTTCTCTGGCTAACAAGTCCGTCCAACCAATTCTACTTCAAATTAAGACTTTAATCTTTGTTTTATCAAATGATTAAATCTAATACGGTCCAAGTGACCTTAAAAATTCCCAGACAACCAAATTTAATTTAAGTGATCCGAGGGATGGATAGATTACCACTTTACCATTAACCAACGGACAATGTCAACCACAAAATCAATTCTTTTTTCTTCAATCACAACCGCACAATTTTTCTTTTTTTTGTGAATAGTACAACTTGTACGGATGGTAAAACAAATCATTATTCAAACAGATATTATATAAAACAAACTATTAACATTTTTTGACACATTCGTGAAGATTAAGCCAACATTTTCATTGGTTATATATCATCCTCTTCTATAACATCATTCATACGCTGAAAAAAAAAATCAATCTCTTCTATAACATCATTAATCATAAGCCGAGAAAAAATTAATCTCTTCTATAACATCATTCATACGCTGAAAAAAAAAATCAAAGATAACCATATTAATTGTAAAGTTGTAGTAAATGTATATGTTCTAGTTTTTCTATTTTTACATGTATTTTACACATGGAAACGAAAAGATTAGACTAATATGTCTCATTGTTTCTATATCATCATTTTTCTAATATCATTCATACGCCGAAAACAAAAACCAAATATCACCATATTAATTACAAAGTTGTACTAGTTATACGAATTTTAGTTATACTAGTTATATTGGAAACAAATCGTCATCCACGAAATGGTTCCACGTCCACGAGTTCAAGGTCAAAGAAAAGAAAGCTACAGTTTGAGGAGATGTAATCTTTTTAATCTTGAACTATCTATCGACATTTTCAAGATTGCATCAAGTCATCTTCATCTTCATGTTCTTTAATCTATTTGTAGGTTTTTACGACAACCCAAGTTTGTGTATTGTTGTATTTCCCTTTTGAAGTGAGAGATCATTACTTAGGAAACTAGAGGTTGTCTGTTCATGAGGGATATTTGGAAAAGATTCTACTTTTTTCTTTTAACTTTTTGAGATTTTTGTAACTTTACATGTTCACTCTGAGTTTATAACTTCAATAATACAACCACACATTTTCTGTTTTAGACTCGATCAGGAGCTGTTTGTTTCACCGTCGGTCATCTCCATCCAGCTGATCTATTTATATGATGCATCCAAATTTTATAGAATTGTTTATTTGTCTTTCCAGATGGTTCATCTAGATAAATCATCTAAATAGACTTATGTTTGTTTCTTTATTTTCATTTTTATCTAAATGAGTTTAGTAAACAAATTACTAAAATACCCTTATTTTGATTTAATCATATTTGATTTTTGTTTCACTATATTAATTGTCTAAAATACAATTATTTTAAGCTATGCTTTTGGGGAAATATATTTTTGTAGTTTTAACGGAAAAATAAATGTTCACAACAATTTTGGCGAGAAGTTTGATTTTTTTTTTTCTAACGGGAAAATGTGTTTTGCGGGTATGGCGGAAAATACATTTTTGAGTTTTTGGAGGTAAAATGTTTTTTTTTTTTGCGGTTTTGGCGGGAAAATGCGTTGTGTGGTTGTGGTGAGAAAACGTGTTTTGCGGTTTTGGTGGAAAACACGTTTTTGCGGCTTTAGCGGGAAAAACGTATTTTGCGGTTTTGGCGGAAAAATGTGCTTTTGCGGTTTTGACATGAAGCATGTTTTTGTGGTTTTGGCAGGAAATGTGTTTTTGCGGTTATGGTGGAAAAATGTGTTTTTGGATTTTGGCGGAAAAATGTATTTTTGCGATTTTGTCGGACAAATGTATTTTTGAGGTTTTGGCAGGAAAGTGCGTTTTTGCGGTCTTGATGGAAAATGTATTTTTGAGGTTTTGGCTGAAAATGGGTTTTGTCGTTTTGGCAGAAAATGTGTTTTGTGGTTTTGGTGGAAAATGCATTTTTGCAGTTTTATCAATTTTCATGAATGACAAAATGATATTAGGTTTAAGTTTGTAATTTGTTAATTATATAGAAGTATAATATATATTTTTACCATTTTGACAGAACCATTTCCATCCATATAGTTCAGTTTGGATCAGCTGGCTAATTTTAAAAATTTAGACTAAATTTATAAAACTCATCCAGATGAGCCATCTAGACTACTTGTAATTTAAAGTCTAAACAAATAAAACTCCCATCTCCACCCGGACGGTGAAACAAACAGCCTTTAATACTCTCAATATCTGTAAATATGAATGATTGGAGAAGATACTGGCAACAGGATGAGCATCCTTTGAGGTTGATAAACATAGATATAGATGACATTCTCGTCATATGCATCTTTGTATTCTGTTGCCTGTAAAAATTAAACATATATTTGTTGAAACCTGAAACACGCATATCGATTTATTTTGTTTTGTTAAATAAAATTTAAACGCAACAAATAAATATAATAAAAAAAATTTGAACTGAAATAAATATAATAATTAAGCCTAAATGAAACAAAATATATTAATGTAGCAATTTATAGACCTCGACAAATTACCCGAATAAGTTCATGATCTAAATTTGAAGGTACCAAACCCGATCCAACATACATATCCAGACGGTACATGATTTTATATATCCGAAGAACCGAATACATATATGAATCATCCTAAATATAAATCATACGTAAAATATATAAAATTTATAAATCATTGATAAAATTTAAATAAAATTTCATTGTGGGATCAATAGTTTTAGTAATTTTTAAAAAAATTAGTGCAAGTTTAAAATTTAAATGTTAAGTTGTCAATAATTTTTCAAAGCATTTATCAATTTTTTTTAAAGGCAAATTTTGATATTAAAATATTTATGTATTTTTATACGGTATATAGTTTAATTTAAACGATATTAACATATAGATATATCTTTTAATCTTAAATTTTGAATTTTAAAAACGACTATAAATTACCAATTTATTTAAAAGTCTCAGATTCAAAATTTTGAGATCTATGGTTTAATTTTTTTGTTATGACATATACAAATGATTACAAAATCATATAAATAGGAACTCTCATTTAATAAATATTAATATTTACAGAAAAATCAATATTTTAGTATATGGTTAATGTTGTTATTTAATTTATTTAATAATATAAAATTAAAAAACTGATAGAGTATAAACTAATTTTAATCAAATCTTTATTAATCAAAATCATTAATTGTCATATATAATTTAGCCACATTAGCCAATTTCATAATTTTTATTTAAGAAAATAATAAAGAACATTAATTATGAATTTATGGTTAATTTAATAAAAATATTATTATATATTTAGATGAACTAACATATTTTTCTGGGAATTCTAAGAATCATTGTGTGATGATTGATGACACATTGCTACATCAAATGGTGTAATGCTTCTCGGATAATATATAAGGGATAATAAAAATTAATGTTATTTTTTCATTATTAACCGATTAAAAATTCTCTATCAATTTTTAGCAACAAATGTAATTTGTCAAAATTATTATAAATTTCAAATATGTACAAAAATTGCTTACCGCAAATAATATTTTAAATGATATCATCCCGCAATATCGCAAAAAGTCATATAGAAAAAATCATGGATAGTAATAGTTTCTGTCTCCTCCTTTGCTTTCTCCTTCGACCAACAGGCTCTATTAACGGCAATTTGATTTTTCCCCGGCGTCCGGTCGCGAGTGCCGGCACCAAAGGCTCTCCGGCTCTTGTTTCATTGTTCTCGTTTTTCTGCCACTGCGTCCATCTCGTTCCCCTTCGATATCCTCAAGGTTTTGGGATAGGGTTTGGTCACCAGGAGCCTTCCGCTGCAGAGGAGATGCGACTACGGCGGTTTATCTGCTTTCTATGGTGCTTTAATGAGCAGGTAGGACAGTGGATGGTGGTTTCAGTCAGCTTTTTTGGTTCAGGATGTAGATCTTTTTCCCGTCAGATCTCGTCCAGTTTCTCTCGGTTCGTGAAGAGGAGGGACGGTTTGATTCTGTTCTAGGGAGTCATTCGGTTCTTTTCGGACGGTGGATCTCATTACCAC
The DNA window shown above is from Brassica oleracea var. oleracea cultivar TO1000 chromosome C3, BOL, whole genome shotgun sequence and carries:
- the LOC106335285 gene encoding F-box/LRR-repeat protein At3g58940-like, which translates into the protein MDRIGSLPDDVICHILSFLTTKEAALTSILSKRWRNLFTLVPYLNIDDSVFLIPEEGKRERDGILQSFMDFVDRVLASQGDDTPIKKFSLKCKTGIDTDRVNLWICNVLQRGVKSVELVLDFHRSDDDDLDAEYMYFLPDEMFVSTKLVELSLRSEFGVEWSRRGADTFLPMLKTLTFESTWVLLCEDLEVFLSSFPVLEDLHMAHIEWPETDESVSSQSLRKLTIYAGGFRDFRNPKSISFDTPNLVYLEYSDYVAADYPKVNLPDLAEAVLDLKLTGHDIELIRAPNDEDDVSLRLRNVWKLISGLRNVQRLFISADTLEVLSLCCESMPVFNNLKFLGIISAEDLGWQAMPVLLRNCPHLETLILKGLLHYVTDKCGDVCDCISREDKGRSLLSYPVKKLEIREFKGTVREKEMIRHFLESFPCLDDMEVYADQNGNDPTNVEVNRIYKIVAYKVHAEEVSTETVVESKSMSQTQMEEISSQFTPRNNRNKYDFVYILHGVPPPPPPQEMSQDYLKEQLDAAKTKLAELNDEYKERQRVHDAMFDRIVEQNPMIASALKARQSATEGSEASNDQEKKRDFKSLFEIIAELNLDLASVLSARRGTDLEGGETSRDQGEMTELDQITSEAVAAYVLPQDGH